A single genomic interval of Clostridium facile harbors:
- the tyrS gene encoding tyrosine--tRNA ligase: MTVFEELKRRGLIAQMTNEEKIKELLENEKVTFYIGFDATADSLHVGHFLQLIVMRHLQQAGHRPIALLGTGTTMIGDPTGRTDMRKMLTVEEINHNAECFKKQMSKFIDFSDGKALMLKNGDWLLNLNYIDFLRDVGRHFSVNKMLTAECVKSRLAVGLSFLEFNYMLMQSYDFLHLYNTTGCKMELGGDDQWSNILGGIDLVRRVKGEEVYGMTFTLLTTKEGKKMGKTQKGALWLDPEKCPPYEFFQYWRNVSDDDVINCLKLITFLPIEEIEAMESWEGSQLNKAKEILAYEVTKLVHGEEEATKALETSRNLFSANAQDENMPSTELSADAFQDGTIGLLDLLVATKLCPSKGEARRLTQQGGISIDDEKITDPTAKLDASNFEKGYVIIKKGKKVFHKAIKA, encoded by the coding sequence ATGACTGTATTTGAAGAATTAAAACGCCGTGGGTTAATCGCCCAAATGACCAATGAAGAAAAAATCAAAGAATTACTGGAAAACGAAAAAGTTACCTTTTATATCGGTTTTGACGCTACTGCGGACAGCCTGCATGTTGGGCACTTTTTGCAGTTGATTGTAATGCGCCATCTGCAACAGGCTGGCCATCGTCCAATTGCTTTGCTTGGTACTGGTACTACTATGATTGGCGACCCAACTGGACGTACTGATATGAGAAAAATGTTAACAGTAGAAGAAATCAATCACAATGCGGAATGCTTTAAAAAGCAGATGTCCAAATTCATTGATTTTTCTGATGGGAAAGCATTGATGCTGAAAAATGGCGATTGGCTCTTAAACCTAAATTATATTGACTTTTTACGCGATGTTGGACGGCATTTCTCCGTTAACAAAATGTTGACAGCGGAATGTGTAAAAAGCCGTTTGGCAGTGGGATTAAGCTTTTTAGAATTCAACTACATGTTGATGCAAAGCTATGACTTCCTTCATCTGTATAACACAACCGGATGTAAAATGGAATTGGGCGGCGACGACCAATGGTCCAATATCCTAGGTGGTATCGATTTGGTGCGCCGTGTTAAAGGGGAAGAAGTATACGGGATGACCTTTACCCTGTTAACCACAAAAGAAGGCAAAAAAATGGGCAAAACCCAAAAAGGCGCCTTATGGCTTGACCCTGAAAAATGTCCACCATACGAATTCTTCCAGTATTGGAGAAACGTCAGCGACGACGATGTGATTAACTGCCTGAAGCTGATTACTTTCCTTCCAATCGAAGAAATTGAGGCAATGGAAAGCTGGGAAGGTAGCCAGTTAAATAAAGCAAAAGAAATTCTGGCTTACGAAGTAACCAAACTGGTTCACGGGGAAGAAGAAGCTACCAAAGCACTGGAAACTTCCCGCAACTTGTTTAGTGCAAATGCACAGGATGAAAATATGCCAAGCACAGAATTAAGTGCGGACGCGTTCCAAGATGGCACCATTGGTTTATTGGATTTATTGGTTGCTACAAAACTTTGCCCTTCCAAAGGGGAAGCGCGCCGGCTCACACAACAAGGCGGTATTTCCATTGACGATGAAAAAATTACCGACCCAACTGCAAAATTGGATGCTTCCAACTTTGAAAAAGGTTATGTCATCATCAAAAAAGGGAAAAAAGTATTCCATAAAGCAATCAAAGCTTAA
- the sigE gene encoding RNA polymerase sporulation sigma factor SigE, which translates to MFLKWLWKKRNQLLRYLGLVDPVHYINGADTLPPPLDKEQEQIVFRKLSENDPWAREQLIVHNLRLVVYIAKKFESTGIGIEDLISIGTIGLIKAVNTFSPEKNIKLATYASRCIENEILMYLRKTNPLKNEVSIDEPLKIDWDGNELLLSDVLGTENDCVNKGIEERVERDLVVDCINKLGDREREIMQLRFGMVDGNEYTQKEVADKIGISQSYISRLEKKIITRLKKEIERVNI; encoded by the coding sequence ATGTTTTTAAAATGGCTATGGAAAAAACGGAATCAATTATTACGATATTTAGGGCTAGTGGATCCTGTCCATTACATCAATGGTGCGGATACCTTACCGCCCCCTTTAGATAAGGAACAGGAACAGATTGTGTTTCGAAAATTATCGGAAAATGACCCTTGGGCAAGGGAACAGTTGATTGTACATAATTTAAGGCTGGTTGTTTATATCGCAAAAAAATTTGAATCCACTGGAATTGGCATTGAGGATTTAATTTCGATTGGGACCATTGGGTTAATCAAAGCGGTGAACACATTTTCCCCTGAAAAAAATATTAAGCTAGCTACCTATGCTTCTCGCTGCATTGAAAATGAAATTTTGATGTATTTAAGGAAAACCAATCCTTTAAAAAATGAAGTTTCGATTGACGAGCCATTAAAAATTGATTGGGATGGAAACGAACTGTTGTTGTCCGATGTGTTGGGGACAGAAAATGATTGTGTGAATAAAGGAATTGAAGAACGGGTAGAGCGGGATTTAGTAGTAGATTGTATTAATAAGTTAGGAGATAGGGAACGGGAAATTATGCAGCTGAGGTTTGGCATGGTGGATGGAAACGAATATACCCAAAAGGAAGTGGCAGATAAAATTGGAATTTCCCAATCCTATATTTCCAGGCTGGAGAAAAAGATTATCACAAGGTTGAAAAAAGAGATAGAACGGGTTAATATCTAA
- a CDS encoding leucine-rich repeat domain-containing protein → MKQSSMGMTIYYSVQQGTVTIHQCLTDQTDIVLPNQIQGMPVTKIGAYAFSSPEGLSKATGELQLIQLSGELGFQESALPLCGKNLTSIQLPETITQIGDYAFFNCINLQYVSMPGNMQEIGGGAFQNCESLTTIELTNINGQETCLKSIITDIQHEVDVLLHYNNGMYGVPRQAKLTFPQYFEETIENAPARIFEWFARGSGYRYRQCFLDGSINYREYDSLLPVAKAEDNEKTVAKIAMERIRYPYQLSESAQEQYMQYLKEHNRFICQLAIQNDWAECIEFMVQNHLMGPEDVDYAITLANKSQRGEILSFLMDYRHTHFQKQEKSFEL, encoded by the coding sequence ATGAAACAAAGCTCTATGGGAATGACAATTTATTATTCTGTTCAACAAGGAACAGTAACCATCCACCAATGTTTAACAGACCAAACGGATATTGTTTTACCAAATCAAATCCAAGGGATGCCAGTAACCAAAATCGGCGCTTATGCTTTTTCCTCTCCGGAAGGGCTTTCCAAAGCAACTGGGGAACTCCAGTTAATTCAACTATCTGGGGAATTAGGATTTCAAGAATCCGCCCTTCCTCTATGCGGAAAAAACCTTACCTCAATCCAATTGCCTGAAACCATTACCCAAATTGGAGACTATGCTTTTTTTAACTGTATCAATTTACAGTATGTTTCCATGCCAGGAAATATGCAGGAAATTGGAGGGGGTGCCTTCCAAAATTGTGAATCCCTCACTACCATTGAACTGACCAACATCAACGGGCAGGAAACCTGCCTAAAAAGTATTATCACAGATATCCAACATGAAGTGGATGTCCTTCTCCATTATAACAATGGAATGTATGGTGTACCGCGGCAGGCAAAACTCACCTTTCCTCAATATTTTGAGGAAACCATTGAAAACGCTCCAGCCAGGATTTTTGAGTGGTTCGCAAGAGGTTCCGGATATCGTTATCGTCAATGCTTTTTGGATGGAAGTATCAACTACCGGGAATATGACAGCCTGTTGCCTGTAGCAAAGGCTGAGGACAACGAAAAAACGGTAGCAAAAATTGCGATGGAACGTATCCGTTATCCTTATCAGCTCAGCGAATCCGCACAGGAACAATATATGCAATATTTAAAAGAGCACAACCGTTTTATTTGCCAGCTTGCCATCCAAAACGATTGGGCAGAATGTATTGAATTTATGGTACAGAATCATCTAATGGGGCCAGAGGATGTTGATTATGCCATCACCCTTGCAAACAAATCCCAACGAGGAGAAATCCTTAGCTTTTTAATGGATTACCGACACACCCATTTTCAAAAACAGGAAAAATCATTTGAACTATAA
- a CDS encoding ATP-binding protein, which translates to MNIKQAKQEIKRSIQAYLAKDELGNYRIPSIRQRPVLIMGPPGIGKTQIMEQVARECGVALVAYTITHHTRQSAVGLPFIQHKNYGGTEYAVTEYTMSEIIASIYEKMEQTGLKEGILFIDEINCVSETLAPTMLQFLQQKTFGSHRIPEGWIIAAACNPPEYNKSVKEFDIVTLDRVKKIDVQEDFSVWKEYAYQNNLHGAIISYLEIKKENFYRIQTTVDGKLFATARGWEDLSQIIQTYEILGMPVDQDLIIQYIQFPAIAKDFANYLELYYKYQTDYQIEAILSGMISEQAISKLKSSQFDERLSVIGLLLSKLSQQFQQVELQDLLTTQLFEQLKSWKTKLQTYPAIQSLVELIQGYRDTLEQKKQAGQLDQLQLQTGQKVLQILEKYVLQLKQESLEGQDAFELVKNQFQQQPEKRKQLIQDTAASLDYAFDFMEAAFGNSQEMVIFITELNANYFSMKFINEHGCDRYYMYNKGLLFQERQKEVLEEIQELTQLTRKDFD; encoded by the coding sequence ATGAACATTAAACAAGCCAAACAGGAAATCAAACGGTCTATCCAGGCATATCTGGCAAAAGATGAACTGGGAAATTACCGTATCCCTTCGATCCGGCAGCGTCCTGTTCTCATAATGGGTCCTCCTGGTATTGGAAAAACACAGATTATGGAACAAGTGGCAAGGGAATGTGGTGTGGCTCTGGTCGCCTATACCATCACCCACCACACCCGCCAAAGCGCTGTAGGATTGCCTTTTATTCAGCATAAAAATTATGGTGGAACAGAGTATGCTGTTACAGAATATACCATGAGTGAAATTATTGCTTCGATTTATGAGAAAATGGAACAGACAGGGCTGAAAGAAGGTATCTTGTTTATTGATGAGATCAACTGTGTATCCGAAACATTAGCTCCTACCATGCTGCAATTCTTACAGCAAAAGACTTTTGGCAGCCATCGTATTCCGGAAGGATGGATCATAGCGGCAGCTTGTAACCCTCCTGAATACAATAAATCGGTGAAAGAATTCGATATTGTTACTCTAGACCGCGTTAAAAAGATTGATGTACAGGAAGATTTTTCTGTTTGGAAAGAATATGCCTATCAGAATAATCTACATGGTGCCATTATTTCTTATCTGGAAATTAAAAAGGAAAACTTTTATCGGATTCAAACCACGGTAGATGGAAAATTATTTGCCACAGCCCGTGGGTGGGAAGACTTATCCCAAATCATCCAGACATACGAAATTTTGGGGATGCCAGTTGACCAAGATTTAATTATTCAGTATATTCAGTTCCCTGCTATCGCAAAAGACTTTGCCAACTATCTAGAACTTTATTACAAATATCAAACCGACTATCAAATTGAGGCGATTTTATCCGGTATGATTTCAGAACAGGCGATCTCCAAACTAAAATCATCCCAGTTCGATGAACGTCTTAGTGTTATTGGTTTATTGCTCAGCAAATTATCCCAACAATTCCAACAAGTAGAATTACAAGATTTATTGACCACTCAGCTGTTTGAACAGTTAAAATCCTGGAAGACTAAATTACAAACCTATCCTGCTATCCAAAGCCTAGTTGAACTTATTCAAGGATATCGGGATACTTTAGAACAGAAAAAACAAGCAGGGCAATTGGATCAACTACAGCTGCAAACCGGACAAAAGGTTCTCCAAATATTGGAGAAATATGTTTTACAGTTAAAACAAGAATCCTTGGAAGGGCAAGATGCGTTTGAACTAGTGAAAAATCAATTCCAGCAACAGCCGGAAAAACGGAAACAGCTTATTCAAGATACGGCAGCTTCGTTGGATTATGCATTTGATTTTATGGAAGCTGCGTTTGGAAACAGCCAGGAAATGGTTATTTTTATTACAGAGTTGAACGCAAACTATTTTAGCATGAAGTTTATCAACGAACATGGCTGCGACCGATACTATATGTATAATAAAGGATTGTTATTCCAAGAACGGCAAAAAGAAGTTCTGGAAGAAATCCAAGAACTTACCCAGCTGACAAGGAAAGATTTCGATTAA
- a CDS encoding sigma-E processing peptidase SpoIIGA, giving the protein MQVIYLDVLLAVNLFVNYFLLLSVKLFFHSKVKRWRMILAAVIGSLFSLMIFLPDPGLLLTFLIKGILGVLLVWLCFGYQQRGIFIKTVLGFFGVNFLYAGVMMALWIFVCPVGMYWNNGVAYFHISALALVIGTIVAYIVVRVICFLWNKRVHAKELYQIKIIWNQKEANLSAFYDTGNRLIDPFTGHPVVICEYQAVKNLLPASIQQVLESGQYIQSTELLQAVKFHLIPFQTVGGESFIVGFAPDQFYLEEKPVSGFMIGITVNHLSHGEFQAVLPAKFN; this is encoded by the coding sequence ATGCAGGTGATATATTTAGACGTACTTTTAGCGGTAAACTTATTTGTGAATTACTTTTTACTGTTATCCGTAAAATTATTTTTCCACAGCAAGGTGAAACGTTGGAGGATGATTTTGGCGGCTGTGATTGGCAGCCTGTTTTCCTTGATGATTTTTCTGCCCGATCCAGGATTGTTGCTAACATTCCTCATCAAAGGGATTCTTGGTGTATTATTGGTATGGCTCTGTTTTGGTTACCAACAAAGGGGAATTTTTATTAAAACAGTCTTAGGCTTTTTTGGAGTTAATTTTTTGTATGCTGGTGTAATGATGGCACTCTGGATATTTGTCTGTCCTGTAGGGATGTATTGGAACAACGGTGTGGCGTATTTTCACATTTCCGCATTAGCATTGGTCATTGGAACAATTGTCGCTTATATTGTAGTACGTGTAATCTGTTTTTTATGGAACAAACGGGTACATGCCAAGGAGTTATACCAAATTAAAATTATATGGAATCAAAAAGAAGCCAATTTATCTGCTTTTTATGATACAGGAAATCGGTTAATCGACCCATTTACAGGACATCCTGTCGTAATCTGTGAATATCAGGCAGTTAAAAATTTATTACCCGCTTCCATTCAGCAGGTTTTGGAATCTGGTCAATACATACAATCCACTGAGCTTTTGCAGGCGGTAAAATTCCATCTGATTCCATTCCAGACAGTAGGAGGAGAAAGCTTTATTGTAGGGTTTGCCCCCGACCAGTTTTATTTAGAAGAAAAACCGGTGAGCGGTTTTATGATAGGGATTACTGTGAATCATCTTTCCCATGGAGAGTTTCAAGCAGTCCTCCCAGCAAAATTCAATTAA
- a CDS encoding vWA domain-containing protein: protein MSEEITQRYEQVCGQILNTSRNELYLAMRFFDLALSSFGYQISLKTDFIGTDGYSLYYNPFFLTEQFQKSRIWINRAYLHSMLHCLFRHLTKTPKTDLTLWHLSCDIAIESVIDSMYHRCIRMASSALKKEIYRQLNQQLKVLTAEGIYRALLRMSLSQTALQRLVTEFTVDDHTLWPSPKENQPQIESLEQKWKDISEKTQTNMETFSRDAASQSGELLEQVKVENRQKYDYREFLRKFAVLGEEVQLDPDTFDYTFYTYGLELYGNMPLIESQEVKEVKKVEDFVIAIDTSMSCSGELVQAFLKETYSILKSNDSFFKKVNIHIIQCDEQIQSDQLIENERQLVEYMDHFQLIGNGGTDFRPVFTYVDQLLSEGKFHHLRGLLYFTDGCGIFPTKAPRYQTAFLFMEQEGNQFDLPPWAIQLVLQPEDLEEQNEH, encoded by the coding sequence ATGTCAGAAGAGATTACCCAGCGGTATGAACAGGTATGCGGTCAAATTCTCAACACTTCCCGGAATGAACTTTATTTAGCCATGCGTTTTTTTGATCTGGCATTGAGCAGTTTTGGATATCAAATCAGCCTAAAAACTGATTTTATTGGGACGGATGGATATTCCCTTTATTACAACCCATTTTTCCTCACCGAACAATTCCAGAAAAGTAGGATTTGGATCAATCGAGCTTATCTACACAGTATGCTCCACTGTCTGTTTCGCCATCTGACCAAGACTCCAAAAACCGATTTGACCCTATGGCATCTTTCCTGTGATATCGCCATTGAATCGGTAATTGATAGCATGTATCATCGCTGTATTCGAATGGCTTCTTCCGCTCTGAAAAAGGAGATCTATCGGCAGCTAAACCAGCAGTTAAAGGTGTTGACTGCGGAAGGGATTTACCGTGCGTTGTTGCGGATGTCCCTTTCCCAAACAGCGTTGCAGCGGCTGGTAACAGAATTTACAGTGGATGACCATACCTTATGGCCTTCTCCAAAAGAAAACCAACCACAAATAGAGAGCTTAGAACAAAAGTGGAAGGACATCAGCGAAAAAACACAAACCAATATGGAAACCTTTTCCCGGGACGCCGCTTCACAGTCTGGTGAACTTTTGGAGCAGGTCAAGGTAGAAAACCGTCAAAAGTATGATTATCGGGAATTTTTGCGAAAATTCGCTGTACTGGGGGAAGAAGTCCAACTGGACCCAGATACGTTTGACTATACTTTCTACACTTATGGGTTAGAACTTTATGGTAACATGCCATTGATTGAATCACAGGAAGTAAAAGAAGTGAAAAAAGTAGAGGATTTTGTCATCGCGATTGATACATCTATGTCCTGTTCTGGGGAGTTGGTTCAGGCATTTTTAAAGGAAACTTACTCTATTTTAAAATCCAATGACAGCTTCTTCAAAAAGGTAAATATCCATATTATCCAATGTGATGAGCAGATCCAATCCGACCAATTGATTGAAAATGAGCGGCAGTTGGTGGAATATATGGACCATTTTCAGCTCATTGGAAATGGTGGGACCGATTTCCGCCCGGTATTTACTTATGTGGACCAGCTCTTATCAGAAGGGAAATTTCATCATTTGCGGGGATTATTATACTTTACCGATGGATGTGGTATTTTTCCCACCAAAGCTCCCCGCTACCAAACAGCTTTTTTGTTTATGGAACAGGAAGGAAACCAATTTGATTTGCCGCCTTGGGCGATTCAATTGGTATTACAACCAGAAGATTTGGAGGAACAGAATGAACATTAA